One Capsicum annuum cultivar UCD-10X-F1 chromosome 2, UCD10Xv1.1, whole genome shotgun sequence genomic window carries:
- the LOC107860389 gene encoding polyphenol oxidase B, chloroplastic — protein MKPCRANAPHPSTMASTTLPLCTFNSPSSYFSNTSSSFFAKKPSQLLSLHGRRRNQSFKVSCNANSTGEHDKNLEANLDRRDLLLGLGGLYGAANLAPLAASATPIPIPDLKTCGPATKTACPDNPTIPYSCCPPPIPTNYDTIPYYKVPTMTKIRMRSPAQNADEEYIAKYNLAISKMKELDKTEPLNPLGFKQQANIHCAYCNGAYLIGGKQLQVHNSWLFFPFHRWYLYFYERILGTLIGDPTFALPYWNWDNPKGMRLPPMYDVEGSSLYDERRNPHVRNRTIVDLGSFGEEVQTTELQLLTNNLALMYRQMVTNAPCPLLFFGSPYVLGNNIDTPGTIENIPHIPVHIWTGTEAGKPLPNGEKSCGEDMGNFYSAGLDPVFYCHHANVDRMWNEWKAMGGKRKDLTRKDWLDSEFFFYDENKKPYRVKISDCLDTKKMGYDYAPMPTPWRNFRPELKKATTGKANTASLPTAGKIFPIAKLDKAISFSITRPATGWTRDEKNQKEELLTFNYIKYDDRKYIRFDVFLNVDDKKNINANLNEINKIEFAGSYTNLPHVHKADDTDHTASATFQVAITELLEDIGLEDEETIAVTLVPKKGGQGTSIACADIQLADC, from the coding sequence ATGAAACCATGCAGAGCAAATGCACCACATCCCAGCACAATGGCTTCTACTACTCTACCTTTGTGCACCTTCAATTCCCCCTCCTCTTATTTCTCCAATACCAGCTCATCTTTCTTTGCAAAAAAACCCTCTCAACTTTTGAGCCTCCACGGAAGAAGGCGTAACCAAAGTTTCAAGGTTTCATGCAATGCCAATAGCACTGGCGAGCATGACAAAAACCTTGAAGCAAATCTTGATAGGAGAGATTTGCTCCTTGGTTTAGGAGGTCTCTATGGTGCTGCTAATCTTGCACCATTAGCTGCATCAGCTACTCCTATTCCAATCCCTGATCTCAAAACTTGTGGCCCAGCCACGAAAACGGCTTGTCCAGACAATCCAACAATACCATATAGTTGTTGCCCTCCTCCTATTCCAACTAACTATGACACCATTCCATACTACAAGGTTCCTACCATGACCAAGATCCGTATGCGTTCCCCTGCTCAAAATGCTGATGAGGAGTACATTGCCAAGTACAATTTGGCAATTAGCAAAATGAAGGAACTTGATAAAACCGAACCCTTAAACCCTCTTGGGTTTAAGCAACAAGCCAATATCCATTGTGCTTATTGCAACGGTGCTTACTTAATAGGTGGCAAACAGTTACAAGTTCATAACAGTTGGCTTTTCTTCCCGTTTCATAGGTGGTACTTGTACTTCTACGAGAGAATCTTGGGAACCCTGATCGGAGATCCAACTTTTGCTTTGCCCTATTGGAACTGGGACAATCCGAAGGGTATGCGCTTGCCTCCCATGTATGATGTTGAAGGTTCTTCCCTTTACGACGAAAGGCGTAATCCGCACGTCCGTAATAGAACCATAGTGGATCTTGGTTCTTTCGGCGAGGAGGTCCAAACTACTGAACTCCAGTTGTTGACTAATAACTTAGCTCTAATGTACCGTCAAATGGTAACTAATGCTCCGTGTCCTCTTTTGTTCTTTGGTTCGCCTTACGTTCTTGGGAATAACATCGACACGCCGGGAACTATTGAAAACATCCCTCACATTCCTGTCCACATCTGGACTGGAACAGAGGCGGGTAAACCTCTTCCTAATGGGGAAAAGTCATGCGGTGAGGATATGGGTAACTTCTACTCGGCTGGTCTGGACCCGGTTTTCTATTGCCACCACGCCAACGTGGACCGGATGTGGAATGAATGGAAAGCAATGGGAGGTAAAAGAAAAGACCTCACACGAAAAGATTGGTTGGACTCAGAGTTCTTTTTCTACGATGAGAACAAAAAACCTTACCGCGTGAAAATCAGTGACTGTTTGGACACTAAGAAGATGGGGTACGATTACGCACCAATGCCCACCCCATGGCGTAACTTTAGGCCAGAATTAAAGAAGGCCACGACTGGAAAAGCAAATACAGCTTCACTTCCGACGGCGGGGAAGATATTCCCAATAGCTAAGCTGGACAAAGCCATTTCATTTTCCATCACCAGGCCGGCTACTGGATGGACTCGAGatgagaaaaatcaaaaagaggaaCTTCTAACATTCAACTACATAAAATATGACGACAGAAAGTACATTAGGTTCGATGTGTTCCTAAACGTGGACGACAAGAAGAATATTAATGCGAATCTAAACGAGATTAACAAGATAGAGTTCGCGGGGAGCTATACTAACTTGCCACATGTTCACAAAGCTGATGACACTGATCATACTGCGAGTGCTACTTTCCAGGTAGCCATCACAGAATTGTTGGAGGACATTGGTTTGGAAGATGAAGAAACTATTGCGGTGACTCTGGTTCCAAAGAAAGGCGGCCAAGGTACCTCCATTGCATGTGCCGATATCCAGCTCGCGGATTGTTAA